One Thermoplasmatales archaeon DNA window includes the following coding sequences:
- a CDS encoding Mut7-C RNAse domain-containing protein: MKFLCDEMLGRLAKWLRVMGYDVLYLKNVEDEKIVENAIKEDRILLTRDKKLAKKFKNSLYIEEKDLDGQIRKVVEAFEITKNEENFLSRCIICNVEIEEIEKEKVKGKVPENVFENFEEFWICKKCGRIYWAGTHWKNMKEKMEKIK, encoded by the coding sequence ATGAAATTTTTGTGCGATGAAATGCTCGGAAGGCTTGCGAAATGGCTGCGTGTAATGGGTTATGATGTTTTATATTTAAAAAATGTTGAGGACGAAAAAATAGTTGAAAATGCAATAAAAGAAGATAGAATTCTGCTTACAAGAGATAAAAAACTTGCAAAAAAATTCAAAAATTCTCTTTACATAGAGGAGAAAGATTTGGATGGCCAGATAAGGAAAGTAGTTGAGGCATTTGAAATAACTAAAAATGAAGAAAATTTTCTTTCTAGATGTATAATCTGCAATGTTGAAATAGAAGAAATTGAAAAGGAAAAGGTAAAGGGAAAAGTTCCAGAAAATGTTTTTGAAAATTTTGAAGAATTCTGGATATGCAAGAAATGCGGGCGCATCTACTGGGCGGGCACACACTGGAAAAACATGAAGGAAAAGATGGAGAAAATTAAGTAA
- a CDS encoding ZIP family metal transporter encodes MIQNFNPVMQAFIAGCFTWGLTALGALIVFVVKEMNRKLMKSMLGFAAGVMISASFWSLLAPSVEMMEGKNFQWFPPLSGFLIGSIFLLAIDKILPHLHLGLEIDEAEGIKTSWHKTTLLILAITLHNIPEGLAIGVAFGAISQGAPFSGAVTLAIGIGLQNFPEGMAVSMPLKGEGFSSLRSFWYGQLSAVVEPIFAVLGAFAVFIFKSILPYALAFAAGAMIFVVIEEIIPESQRDGSADIATISALLGFAIMMFLDVAFG; translated from the coding sequence ATGATTCAAAATTTTAATCCAGTAATGCAGGCATTTATTGCGGGTTGCTTCACATGGGGCTTGACCGCACTTGGGGCATTGATTGTTTTTGTTGTAAAGGAAATGAATAGAAAATTAATGAAAAGCATGCTTGGATTTGCTGCGGGTGTAATGATTTCCGCAAGCTTTTGGTCATTGCTTGCACCTTCTGTTGAAATGATGGAAGGAAAAAATTTTCAATGGTTTCCTCCTTTATCTGGTTTCTTGATCGGGAGCATATTTCTCTTGGCTATTGATAAAATTCTTCCCCATCTTCATCTGGGTTTGGAGATAGATGAAGCAGAGGGTATAAAAACAAGCTGGCATAAAACAACATTGCTTATTCTTGCAATAACTCTACATAATATTCCTGAGGGGCTTGCAATTGGTGTTGCTTTCGGAGCAATTTCGCAGGGAGCACCTTTTTCAGGAGCAGTTACCTTAGCAATTGGCATTGGATTGCAGAATTTTCCAGAAGGAATGGCAGTTTCTATGCCATTGAAAGGGGAGGGATTTTCTTCTCTCAGAAGTTTCTGGTATGGACAGCTTTCCGCAGTTGTTGAGCCAATTTTTGCAGTTTTGGGAGCATTCGCAGTTTTTATTTTCAAATCAATTCTCCCCTATGCACTTGCTTTTGCTGCGGGAGCAATGATTTTTGTTGTTATTGAAGAAATTATTCCAGAATCGCAGAGAGATGGAAGTGCTGATATTGCTACAATTTCTGCTCTGCTTGGATTTGCTATCATGATGTTTCTGGATGTTGCATTTGGCTGA